One region of Fragaria vesca subsp. vesca linkage group LG4, FraVesHawaii_1.0, whole genome shotgun sequence genomic DNA includes:
- the LOC101304473 gene encoding chaperone protein ClpB1-like, whose translation MRAGLSTIQQTLTPEAASVLNHSIAEAGRRNHGQTTPLHVAATLLSSPTGFLRQACIKSHPNSSHPLQCRALELCFSVALERLPTAQNMSPGMEPPISNALMAALKRAQAHQRRGCPEQQQQPLLAVKVELEQLIISILDDPSVSRVMREASFSSPAVKATIEQSLNSSSAAAAATSTVAANSSPIGLGFRPAGPPAGRNMYLNPRLQGAAGQSGQNRAEEVKKVADILSRGKKRNPVLVGDSEPEAVTKELFRRIQSAELGEEQLKNVEIIHLEKEFSSERGQILGKMKELMSLVETRMTSSNGRGMILDLGDLKWLVGQPVSLGTVGPGPGGQQVVSEAGRAAVAEMGKVLGRFGEGGVNGGGRLWLIGTATCETYLRCQVYHPLMETDWDLQAVPIAARTPFSGLFPRMGTTNGILSSSVESLSPLKGFPTAQQRLVAENLDPVRRTSCCPQCTETCEQEVSKLVAKEYEKSYSESKSEAAQPALPQWLQNAKAQDNNVKMSDQLQTKNQDQTLNEKTQQLRKEWKDTCMRLHPNFHQHSFSSERIAPQPLSITSMYNMNLLGRQSFQPKSQPNKSFGALQLNTNLQTSQSSERAAVSHPRSPVRTDLVLGQKEVTETTTPEQMHKEHVKDFMGCMPSEPLNKLLERQTDDKQLCQLDADSFKKLYKGLMEVWWQQEAAAAVASTITNCKLGNGKRRGAGSRGDMWLLFMGPDSVGKKKMASALSEMVSGSTPVMISLNNKRGSWDSDMSFRGKTVVDRIAEAVRRNPFSVIMLEDVNEADMIVRGSIKRAMERGRLADSYGREISLGNVIFILTANWLPENLKHLSKVDSLEEKLACIARSGWQLKLSICGRSTKRRATWLQSNEDRATKPRKDASSGLGFDLNEAADVGDDRTDGSLNSSDLTVDHEDENRLNNRSLLTSTPSSAPRELLDSVDHAIVFKPVDFNPIQKNITNSITRRFSMIIGDRVPLELQDDTVEKILSGIWLGKTGLDEWIEKILVPSLQQLKSSLGVTLDESMVVRLEADGDSGCRRQGDWLPSSINVVADGLRQ comes from the exons ATGAGAGCAGGCCTGAGCACGATCCAGCAAACCTTAACGCCGGAGGCGGCGAGCGTCTTGAACCACTCGATCGCCGAAGCGGGTCGTCGCAACCACGGCCAAACGACGCCGCTTCATGTTGCGGCAACTCTTCTTTCCTCCCCCACCGGCTTCCTCCGCCAAGCATGCATCAAATCTCATCCCAATTCATCTCACCCTCTCCAGTGCAGAGCGCTCGAGCTCTGCTTCAGTGTCGCCCTGGAGCGGTTGCCCACGGCGCAGAACATGAGCCCCGGGATGGAGCCGCCCATCTCCAATGCCCTCATGGCCGCCTTAAAGCGGGCCCAGGCCCACCAGCGCAGAGGCTGCCCGGAGCAGCAGCAGCAGCCGCTCTTGGCCGTCAAAGTCGAACTCGAGCAGCTCATAATCTCGATTCTCGATGACCCCAGTGTTAGTCGGGTCATGCGGGAGGCCAGTTTCTCTAGTCCGGCAGTTAAAGCGACCATCGAACAGTCTCTTAACTCTTCATCAGCGGCGGCGGCAGCGACCTCTACCGTCGCCGCGAATTCGTCCCCAATTGGATTGGGGTTCCGGCCTGCGGGACCGCCCGCCGGTCGGAACATGTATTTAAATCCCCGGCTGCAGGGAGCAGCAGGGCAATCGGGGCAAAACCGAGCAGAGGAAGTTAAAAAAGTTGCTGATATTTTATCAAGGGGGAAGAAGAGGAATCCGGTATTGGTCGGCGATTCGGAGCCGGAGGCTGTGACGAAAGAGCTGTTCCGGCGGATTCAGAGCGCGGAATTGGGAGAAGAGCAGTTAAAGAATGTGGAGATCATTCATTTGGAGAAGGAATTTTCTTCGGAGAGGGGGCAGATATTGGGGAAGATGAAAGAGTTGATGTCTTTAGTTGAGACGCGGATGACCAGTTCGAATGGGAGAGGGATGATTCTTGATTTGGGGGATTTGAAATGGTTGGTGGGGCAGCCGGTTAGCTTGGGAACGGTTGGTCCCGGCCCCGGTGGCCAACAGGTGGTTTCGGAGGCGGGACGGGCGGCGGTGGCGGAAATGGGGAAGGTGTTGGGGAGGTTCGGTGAGGGCGGTGTTAATGGCGGTGGCCGGCTTTGGTTGATAGGGACGGCTACTTGTGAGACTTATTTGAGGTGCCAAGTCTATCACCCTTTAATGGAAACTGATTGGGATCTACAGGCAGTGCCGATTGCTGCCAGGACACCTTTTTCCGGATTGTTTCCCAG GATGGGGACAACGAACGGGATCCTTAGTAGCTCAGTTGAATCTTTGTCTCCATTGAAAGGCTTTCCGACTGCTCAACAGAGGCTTGTGGCTGAAAACTTGGATCCTGTTCGAAGAACAAGCTGTTGCCCGCAATGTACAGAAACTTGTGAGCAAGAAGTATCAAAATTGGTTGCAAAGGAGTATGAGAAATCATATTCTGAATCAAAATCGGAAGCAGCTCAACCAGCACTACCACAGTGGTTGCAGAATGCTAAAGCCCAGGACAATAATGTCAAAATGTCAGATCAGTTGCAG ACCAAGAACCAAGATCAGACCCTGAATGAGAAGACTCAACAATTACGAAAGGAATGGAAAGATACATGCATGCGCCTTCATCCTAATTTTCATCAGCATAGTTTCAGCTCAGAAAGAATTGCTCCACAACCTCTCTCAATCACCAGCATGTACAATATGAACTTGCTTGGTCGCCAATCTTTCCAACCGAAATCGCAACCAAACAAAAGTTTTGGGGCTCTGCAATTGAACACAAATCTACAGACCAGCCAATCATCGGAACGTGCAGCAGTTTCGCATCCACGAAGCCCTGTAAGGACGGACCTTGTGCTTGGGCAAAAAGAAGTTACTGAAACCACCACTCCTGAGCAAATGCACAAGGAGCACGTCAAAGATTTCATGGGCTGCATGCCTTCTGAACCACTGAACAAGTTACTTGAAAGGCAAACAGATGATAAGCAATTGTGCCAATTAGATGCTGATTCATTCAAAAAGCTATACAAGGGTTTGATGGAGGTCTGGTGGCAGCAGGAAGCAGCAGCCGCTGTCGCTTCAACTATAACCAATTGTAAGTTGGGTAATGGAAAGAGGCGTGGTGCCGGATCAAGGGGAGACATGTGGTTGTTGTTTATGGGTCCGGACAGTGTTGGCAAGAAGAAGATGGCATCAGCTCTTTCAGAAATGGTATCTGGATCCACCCCGGTGATGATCTCTCTTAACAATAAACGTGGTAGTTGGGATTCAGACATGAGTTTCCGTGGAAAAACGGTGGTGGACCGAATAGCTGAGGCTGTGAGGAGGAACCCCTTTTCTGTAATCATGCTTGAGGACGTTAATGAAGCAGATATGATAGTTCGCGGGAGCATAAAACGAGCAATGGAGAGAGGTCGTCTTGCCGACTCTTATGGCCGTGAAATCAGTCTTGGAAATGTCATCTTTATTCTCACTGCAAATTGGTTGCCAGAAAATCTGAAACACTTATCAAAGGTCGATTCACTTGAAGAAAAGCTTGCTTGTATAGCTAGGAGTGGTTGGCAGTTAAAGCTATCCATTTGTGGAAGAAGTACAAAACGGCGAGCAACATGGTTACAGAGCAATGAAGACAGAGCCACAAAGCCTAGGAAAGATGCGAGTTCTGGACTAGGATTCGATCTAAATGAAGCTGCTGATGTTGGGGACGACAGAACAGATGGTTCACTTAATTCAAGTGATCTAACAGTTGATCATGAAGATGAGAACCGCCTCAATAACAGGTCATTGCTCACAAGTACACCTTCATCAGCACCAAGGGAATTGCTTGATTCTGTTGACCATGCCATTGTGTTCAAGCCAGTGGACTTCAACCCTATTCAGAAAAACATCACAAACTCAATTACAAGAAGATTTTCAATGATCATTGGCGACAGAGTTCCCTTGGAATTGCAAGATGATACTGTTGAAAAGATCCTTAGTGGGATATGGCTAGGCAAGACCGGATTAGATGAATGGATAGAGAAGATTCTAGTCCCAAGCCTCCAACAGCTGAAGTCCAGCCTAGGTGTGACACTCGACGAGTCAATGGTCGTTAGGCTCGAAGCTGATGGAGATTCGGGTTGCCGGAGACAAGGAGATTGGCTGCCGAGTAGCATCAATGTGGTGGCTGACGGATTAAGGCAATGA